The Mixophyes fleayi isolate aMixFle1 chromosome 1, aMixFle1.hap1, whole genome shotgun sequence genome includes a region encoding these proteins:
- the TMEM171 gene encoding transmembrane protein 171, giving the protein MEPFFSFPFGSCNPVRTSWLIFCMYVFGTMLFCAGFLLSIFGFQSCQSDNFANCSMTWKVLGPALAVIGLGSVLLARSRARLEARRRESDQINPDSSFLCGYRRQLIQFIIFGLLFIVCGVLINIMGVWVPGCSMRFSNQNVTGTDSNDKNCGLRSLQIMGPLIILIGLCFFVVAYVQKKRSHHNSNDSDIDVESQSQADTSFHITVGDEVIIFPPPPPSYFADPLSPVTGQDGRDLLRTDNPPSYYSIFNIRTQHPVEDVVGDHEGVYTVPLPIPSSESNSNACFPSDPPPKYEEKDPAEPDPGTLPVTSTDPAESSPSPGPPCHSDI; this is encoded by the exons ATGGAGCCCTTCTTCTCCTTCCCATTTGGGTCCTGCAATCCTGTTCGGACAAGCTGGCTCATATTCTGCATGTATGTGTTTGGAACAATGCTCTTCTGTGCTGGGTTCCTCCTCTCCATCTTTGGTTTCCAATCCTGCCAATCAGACAACTTTGCAAACTGCAGTATGACTTGGAAAGTTTTGGGGCCTGCACTTGCTGTGATCGGACTGGGTTCTGTCTTGCTGGCGAGGTCTAGAGCCAGGCTGGAGGCCAGAAGACGAGAGAGTGATCAAATAAACCCAGACAGCTCTTTTCTCTGTGGTTATAGACGTCAATTGATCCAGTTTATAATATTTGGACTTTTGTTTATCGTTTGTGGAGTACTTATTAATATTATGGGTGTCTGGGTTCCTGGATGCAGTATGAGGTTCTCAAATCAAAATGTTACTGGAACAGACTCAAATGACAAAAACTGTGGACTTCGTTCCTTGCAAATAATGGGACCTCTGATTATTCTGATTGGCTTGTGTTTCTTTGTGGTGGCTTATGTACAGAAGAAACGCAGTCATCACAACAGTAATGATTCAGATATCGATGTGGAGTCACAGTCGCAGGCAGACACGTCCTTTCACATTACTGTGG GTGATGAAGTTATAATATTCCCACCGCCCCCACCTTCCTACTTTGCTGACCCTTTGTCACCAGTAACTGGTCAGGACGGCAGGGATTTACTCAGGACTGATAATCCACCCTCCTACTACAGTATTTTTAATATAAG GACGCAGCATCCGGTTGAAGATGTTGTTGGAGACCATGAAGGTGTATACACCGTTCCACTGCCGATTCCGTCATCTGAGTCTAATTCCAATGCATGTTTTCCATCAGACCCTCCTCCAAAGTATGAAGAGAAAGATCCAGCTGAACCTGATCCTGGAACCTTACCAGTGACCTCAACTGATCCTGCTGAATCTTCACCTAGTCCTGGTCCTCCATGCCATTCGGATATATGA